A stretch of Paludisphaera rhizosphaerae DNA encodes these proteins:
- a CDS encoding mannose-1-phosphate guanylyltransferase → MLFAIIMAGGSGTRFWPKSRRNRPKQLLNLHGDATMLQQTVARIAPLVPPERILIITGADQAEATREQLPELPASNVIAEPCPRDTAPCVGLAAEIVAAQDPEGTMIVMPADHVIQPEAVFLKAVKAAVAVVDADPASLVTFGVKPTRPETGYGYIQRGEALESRDGVAVNKVVQFREKPDLETAQQFLAAGNFAWNAGIFVWRARTILHEINRHKPLLGAALDRVGNAWGTSAGPEVLAAEFPNMERTPIDKAVMEKADSVKVLEVVYDWNDVGDWRALRPLLPVDDHGNAVQGEVVAVDTKDSILISDDGGLIATIGLDDVVVIQSGGATLVARRDQLDKLKGLVESLKDGRHASYL, encoded by the coding sequence ATGCTTTTTGCGATCATCATGGCGGGCGGCAGCGGGACGAGGTTCTGGCCCAAGAGCCGCCGCAATCGGCCGAAACAGCTCCTGAACCTCCACGGCGACGCCACGATGCTCCAGCAGACCGTGGCCCGGATCGCCCCGCTGGTCCCTCCCGAACGGATCCTGATCATCACCGGCGCCGACCAGGCCGAAGCCACCCGCGAGCAACTCCCGGAACTGCCGGCGTCCAACGTCATCGCCGAGCCCTGCCCGCGCGACACGGCGCCCTGCGTCGGGCTGGCGGCTGAGATCGTCGCCGCCCAGGATCCGGAAGGCACCATGATCGTCATGCCGGCCGACCACGTCATCCAGCCGGAGGCGGTCTTCCTCAAGGCCGTCAAGGCGGCCGTGGCCGTCGTCGACGCCGATCCCGCCTCGCTGGTCACCTTCGGCGTCAAGCCGACCCGGCCCGAGACCGGCTACGGCTACATCCAGCGCGGCGAGGCGCTGGAGTCTCGCGACGGCGTGGCCGTGAACAAGGTCGTCCAGTTCCGCGAGAAGCCCGACCTTGAGACCGCACAGCAGTTCCTGGCCGCCGGGAACTTCGCCTGGAACGCGGGCATCTTCGTCTGGCGGGCCCGGACGATCCTCCACGAGATCAACCGCCACAAGCCCCTGCTGGGGGCGGCGCTCGACCGCGTCGGCAACGCCTGGGGAACCTCCGCCGGCCCCGAGGTCCTCGCCGCCGAGTTCCCCAACATGGAACGCACCCCGATCGACAAGGCCGTCATGGAGAAGGCCGACTCCGTCAAGGTGCTGGAGGTCGTCTACGACTGGAACGACGTCGGCGACTGGCGGGCCCTTCGGCCGCTTCTCCCCGTCGACGACCATGGAAACGCCGTTCAGGGCGAGGTCGTCGCCGTCGACACCAAGGACTCGATCCTGATCTCCGACGACGGCGGCCTGATCGCGACCATCGGCCTCGACGACGTGGTCGTCATTCAATCCGGCGGCGCAACCCTCGTCGCCCGTCGCGACCAGCTCGACAAGCTCAAGGGGCTCGTCGAGAGCCTCAAGGACGGGCGGCACGCGTCGTATCTGTGA
- a CDS encoding STAS domain-containing protein: protein MSAADLKHLNLRDVGDVAVVGFVNSGLMYATDLVLDIGAELRAVVKDLHKTKILLDFDKVQYLSSTMLAQLAHLEKEVRAAKGQLKMCGLGPVLQDTFHIGRFDSLFDIHPDQASALKSFR from the coding sequence ATGTCCGCCGCGGATCTCAAACACCTCAACCTGCGGGACGTCGGCGACGTCGCGGTCGTCGGCTTCGTCAATTCGGGCCTGATGTACGCCACCGACCTCGTCCTCGACATCGGAGCCGAGTTGCGGGCGGTCGTGAAGGACCTGCACAAGACCAAGATCCTGCTGGACTTCGACAAGGTCCAGTACCTCTCCAGCACGATGCTGGCTCAGCTTGCGCACCTGGAGAAGGAGGTCCGCGCGGCGAAGGGGCAACTCAAGATGTGCGGCCTGGGCCCCGTTCTCCAGGACACCTTCCACATCGGCCGGTTCGACTCCCTCTTCGATATCCACCCCGACCAGGCCTCGGCGCTGAAGAGCTTCCGCTGA
- a CDS encoding sialidase family protein: MRRSTTIRIMLGAALGLVFAGVASAGDLRIERIFGPEIKTGPYKHPAALEELSNGDFYLVYYGGEGEYATDTGVFGSRLRKGETEWSAPTRIAHDPFHSVGNAVVWQAPDGLVWLFYVVRYGDVWSTSRVAAKVSKDACETWSDASLLVLEEGTLVRNRPIVLSDGAYLLPLYRETGADTEATGPDSQSFFLRYDPKAKAWSTTGPIVSPRGNIQPAPVELSPGKLVAYCRRGGDYRPETIGHIVRAESSDGGRTWTEGRDSAFPNPNAAVDLLKTRKGNLLLVFNDSMNRRTPLTVALSPDLDRSWPVKRDIVAGDGDFGYPMALQARDGSIHVVFTSERRSVVNRAVFDEDWIQAGR, encoded by the coding sequence ATGCGACGATCGACGACGATCCGGATCATGCTCGGCGCGGCGTTGGGGCTCGTCTTCGCCGGGGTCGCCTCGGCCGGAGACCTGCGAATCGAGCGGATCTTCGGGCCCGAGATCAAGACGGGGCCGTACAAGCACCCCGCAGCTCTTGAGGAACTGTCCAACGGCGACTTCTACCTCGTCTATTACGGCGGTGAGGGGGAGTACGCCACCGACACGGGCGTCTTCGGCTCGCGGCTGCGGAAAGGGGAGACTGAGTGGAGCGCGCCGACACGGATCGCGCACGACCCGTTTCACTCGGTCGGCAACGCGGTCGTCTGGCAGGCTCCGGACGGTCTGGTCTGGCTCTTCTACGTGGTCCGCTACGGCGACGTCTGGTCGACCTCGCGAGTCGCGGCCAAGGTCTCGAAGGACGCCTGCGAGACGTGGTCGGACGCTTCGCTGCTGGTGCTGGAGGAAGGCACCCTCGTCCGCAACCGGCCGATCGTGCTGAGCGACGGCGCGTACCTGTTGCCGCTCTATCGCGAGACGGGCGCCGATACTGAGGCCACCGGGCCGGACTCCCAATCGTTCTTCCTCCGATACGACCCGAAGGCGAAGGCCTGGTCGACCACGGGGCCGATCGTCTCGCCCCGGGGGAACATCCAGCCCGCGCCGGTGGAACTCTCGCCGGGGAAGCTCGTCGCTTATTGCCGTCGCGGCGGCGACTACCGGCCGGAGACCATCGGCCACATCGTCCGGGCGGAGTCGTCCGACGGCGGTCGGACGTGGACCGAGGGACGCGATTCGGCCTTTCCGAACCCCAACGCGGCCGTCGACCTGCTGAAGACTCGCAAGGGGAACCTGCTGCTGGTCTTCAACGACAGCATGAACCGCCGCACGCCTTTGACCGTCGCCCTCTCCCCGGACCTCGACCGATCCTGGCCGGTCAAGCGGGACATCGTCGCGGGTGACGGCGACTTCGGCTACCCGATGGCCCTTCAGGCCCGCGACGGCTCGATCCACGTCGTCTTCACCTCGGAACGCCGGTCGGTGGTCAATCGAGCCGTATTCGACGAGGACTGGATCCAGGCCGGCCGATAG
- a CDS encoding glycosyl hydrolase family 65 protein, whose amino-acid sequence MNRPRLLAIVLLSNLAATALGQPASPADGFPVFNVPGQEAAMGRLGELYRLHHDRAKTNCTLWDAWLPHGTLWAAVDPRDGAKAARDYYRDVFLSRRIDDEGYVAMQQHRGLAHSDGWPFPTLQQAGGRGWYFSTSGEHYLMDYFPTQALTNVDGWEIRGATVEGFDPVLGLKLRIDDDAASIATPAFACKTIVAPFIRLEWGAKELKPDARASLSWSLQGEAGDHPDRRSPMALPPATGAQAFSNVPLHRQPGYNDGTLTQIRFHLDGAKGASVTLKSIITAIDTRHPITNFNFVRGSAEYFNWTADLPFLRANIGRIRGAMRYALREFGVEEHHLVRVPWVGHDGRTGLSFGPDGKKTLLHGEGVGNNYWDLLPFGGDDGLATIYLYDALLKLADLEAAIAAHPDWAIPAEPQPFRPDDLRALAAKVKTKFDATFWLPETGRFAGWRDRDGKAPDYGFAFVNTEAIAYGIATDERAKAVYDWLDGRRIIAGDTSQGADIYHWRFAPRSTTRRNVETYTWVWSGPENIPWGGQVQDGGAVMGFSYFDLLARLRTNGPDDAWARLKTILDWFGEVQSEGGYRAYYAKPGRGTLQGGGPAGGLGLDQEFLESVLVPPFMLYGFLGVEPRPDGLKIAPRLPSAWESASISRVQAQDRVLTISAGRNSIGLVVEDGPDSEMAVQLPAGSWDASWDGTTRRITVDDGKPVKLPIHKGRSFNFNRPSN is encoded by the coding sequence ATGAACCGCCCTCGCCTGCTCGCGATCGTCCTGCTCTCCAACCTCGCCGCGACGGCCCTCGGCCAGCCTGCCTCCCCGGCGGACGGCTTCCCAGTCTTCAACGTCCCCGGCCAGGAAGCCGCGATGGGACGGCTCGGCGAGCTGTACCGGCTGCACCACGACAGGGCGAAGACCAACTGCACGCTCTGGGACGCCTGGCTCCCGCACGGGACGCTCTGGGCCGCCGTCGACCCTCGCGACGGCGCGAAGGCCGCCCGCGACTACTACCGAGACGTCTTTCTCTCGCGGCGGATCGACGACGAGGGGTACGTCGCCATGCAGCAGCACCGCGGCCTGGCGCACAGCGACGGTTGGCCCTTCCCGACTCTCCAGCAGGCCGGCGGCCGCGGCTGGTACTTCTCGACGTCGGGTGAACATTACCTGATGGACTACTTCCCCACCCAGGCGTTGACGAACGTCGACGGCTGGGAGATCCGCGGCGCGACGGTCGAGGGGTTCGACCCCGTTCTCGGTTTGAAGCTCCGCATCGACGACGACGCAGCTTCCATCGCCACGCCGGCCTTCGCCTGCAAGACGATCGTCGCCCCGTTCATTCGGCTCGAATGGGGGGCGAAGGAGCTGAAGCCCGACGCCAGGGCCTCGCTCTCGTGGAGCCTCCAGGGCGAGGCCGGGGACCATCCCGACCGCCGGTCGCCCATGGCCCTCCCCCCCGCGACGGGCGCCCAGGCGTTCTCGAACGTCCCCCTGCACCGCCAGCCGGGTTACAACGACGGCACGCTGACGCAGATCCGGTTCCACCTCGACGGCGCGAAGGGGGCTTCGGTCACGCTCAAGTCGATCATCACGGCGATCGACACCCGGCACCCGATCACCAACTTCAACTTCGTCCGGGGCTCCGCCGAGTACTTCAACTGGACGGCCGACCTGCCGTTCCTGCGGGCTAACATCGGCCGGATTCGTGGAGCGATGCGCTACGCCCTTCGCGAGTTCGGCGTCGAGGAGCATCACCTCGTCCGCGTCCCCTGGGTGGGGCACGACGGCCGGACGGGCCTGTCGTTCGGGCCGGACGGCAAGAAGACGCTGCTGCACGGCGAAGGGGTCGGCAACAACTACTGGGACCTCCTCCCCTTCGGCGGCGACGACGGCCTGGCGACCATCTACCTGTATGACGCGCTCCTCAAGCTGGCCGACCTCGAAGCGGCGATCGCCGCCCATCCTGATTGGGCGATCCCGGCCGAGCCGCAGCCTTTCCGACCCGACGACCTCCGCGCCCTGGCGGCGAAGGTCAAAACGAAGTTCGACGCCACGTTCTGGCTCCCCGAGACCGGCCGCTTCGCCGGCTGGCGCGACCGCGACGGCAAGGCCCCCGACTACGGCTTCGCTTTCGTCAACACGGAGGCGATCGCCTATGGAATCGCGACCGACGAGCGGGCGAAGGCCGTCTACGACTGGCTCGACGGCCGCCGGATCATCGCCGGCGACACCTCCCAGGGCGCTGACATCTATCACTGGCGGTTCGCCCCCCGTTCCACCACCCGGCGCAACGTCGAGACCTATACCTGGGTCTGGTCGGGCCCCGAGAACATCCCCTGGGGCGGGCAGGTCCAGGACGGCGGCGCGGTGATGGGCTTCTCCTACTTCGACCTGCTCGCAAGGCTCCGCACCAACGGCCCTGACGACGCCTGGGCCCGCCTGAAGACCATCCTCGACTGGTTCGGGGAGGTCCAGTCCGAGGGGGGCTATCGCGCTTATTACGCCAAGCCCGGCCGGGGCACCCTGCAAGGCGGCGGGCCGGCGGGCGGTCTGGGGCTCGACCAGGAGTTCCTGGAGAGCGTCCTCGTCCCCCCGTTCATGCTCTACGGCTTTCTCGGCGTCGAACCTCGTCCCGACGGCCTGAAGATCGCCCCTCGGCTGCCGTCGGCGTGGGAATCGGCGTCGATCTCACGCGTCCAGGCCCAGGACCGCGTCCTGACGATCTCCGCCGGCCGTAATTCCATCGGGCTGGTCGTTGAGGACGGCCCTGACTCCGAGATGGCCGTCCAACTCCCCGCCGGCTCATGGGACGCCTCGTGGGACGGCACGACCCGCCGGATCACCGTCGACGACGGCAAGCCCGTCAAGCTGCCGATCCACAAGGGCCGGTCGTTCAACTTCAACCGGCCAAGCAACTAA
- a CDS encoding endonuclease/exonuclease/phosphatase family protein produces the protein MKPPRFLLVLLATLATTSGRGEEPSQPVRVLTWNIWRGGDRAMDEKDPAAKLAKQRRVADVIRASGADVVAMVETYGSGESIARELGFHFRPRGTNVSILSRWPIGRDLSVYKPFHCVGAVVEPPGRPPIAVYSVWIHYVDDVWTDPKSRNGRSAEKLVADDGASRVEEVRAILAGAEEQAAGLPLIVAGDFNSNSHLDYVPAARDQYGMVVSWPVTRAVEAAGFRDAYREVLPTIDRARDRTWSPRFPEQIQDRIDYVFFKGAVLRPTAARRLDQADGVWPSDHAAVFVEFDAR, from the coding sequence ATGAAGCCGCCTCGTTTCCTCCTTGTCTTGCTCGCGACCCTCGCCACGACCTCCGGCCGAGGCGAGGAGCCGTCGCAGCCCGTCCGGGTGCTGACCTGGAACATCTGGCGCGGGGGCGATCGAGCGATGGACGAGAAGGACCCGGCGGCGAAGCTTGCCAAGCAGCGGCGAGTCGCCGACGTGATCCGCGCCAGCGGGGCCGACGTCGTGGCGATGGTCGAGACTTATGGCTCGGGAGAGTCGATCGCTCGGGAGTTGGGATTCCACTTCCGTCCGCGGGGGACGAACGTCTCGATCCTCAGTCGGTGGCCGATCGGCCGCGACCTCTCGGTCTACAAGCCCTTCCACTGCGTCGGGGCGGTGGTCGAGCCCCCGGGCCGGCCGCCGATCGCCGTCTATTCGGTCTGGATCCACTACGTCGACGACGTCTGGACCGACCCCAAATCACGCAACGGTCGGTCGGCCGAGAAGCTGGTCGCCGACGACGGGGCGAGCCGGGTGGAAGAGGTCCGCGCGATCCTCGCCGGCGCAGAGGAACAGGCGGCGGGGCTGCCGCTGATCGTGGCCGGCGACTTCAACAGCAACTCCCACCTGGACTACGTCCCGGCGGCCCGCGACCAGTATGGGATGGTCGTTTCCTGGCCGGTGACCCGGGCCGTGGAGGCCGCCGGTTTCCGCGACGCCTATCGCGAAGTCCTTCCGACCATCGATCGGGCGCGGGACCGTACATGGTCGCCTCGGTTCCCGGAGCAGATCCAGGACCGCATCGACTACGTCTTCTTCAAGGGGGCCGTCCTCCGCCCGACCGCCGCGCGACGGCTCGACCAGGCGGACGGCGTCTGGCCCTCGGACCACGCGGCGGTCTTCGTCGAGTTCGACGCCCGCTGA